AAACCACACAAGAAGAGAGGATTCCAATATGATGAATCCGGTGATGGAGCACCTTTTGGTCCCTGCAGCAAAGCTGGATGCCACGAGGGAGAGGATATGCCGAGCGTCAGGTGGCTAGCATGACAAATGTTCCCAAGATTTTTTCCTGGACACTAAAAAACTAAAAACAGTTGGATTCAACGGCAAGCATACACGATCCTTTAATTCTCCACAAAACAAAAAATTGCAAACATAAAAAAACATACAACTTTacatgtttttcctttttttctctcaaGATGGAAATCATAATACAGAAGGAGATAGGCCAAAAGATTGACTAAAGGAATAACAGAGCAGCTCCTCTCTGTTTTTCCTGAACCACTACACTTTTTTTCCTGGACCTCTGCAAGGGACAACAGCAAGCGTCTGGATTCTCCACTGCTACCCATGCAACCTGCAGTACAATTTTGCATATTTATGCAGGTTTATATGAGGCAACAAGCCATGACCTGAGTTGTGTGCTGGCCATGATCTCAAGGTGTGCACACGACAGTAAGTATTCTAGCAACATCGATTACTTGAAGACAGAGTATACATTGACAGAACTTACAGTATTACTTGAAGACAGTGGGCATTGACAGAATTTCATCCTCCAGCGGCGGAGcttggcaggggcggcggcgctgtGAGGTGCAGCCCATGGGGAAGGTGAGGGGCGGCCAGATCCGCGGGTGACGAACGACGGCCTGGTCGGGCGCTCGGTGCGGCAGAGGCGCGGGGGCATAGCTGCGCAGGGAGGCTGCCGGTAGGCTCGATTTGGAAATCAAGGAGAGGACTGGGTGGATGGATTTTTGGATCGGGGGGATCCCGATGGGAGGAGGGTAGGCGGTGGTGGCGCTCGACGGCGGGgtgtgtccggcggcgcgcggtgagGGCAGGGTAGGAGGTGGTGTTGCGCTGCCGGTGGAGATGAGATTGGGAGGCCGGGACGTGCGTGGCTGGGCAATTTTTTTCTCTCCCGTACCGGTTCGGCTGACTTACTATGAAGACTGCGGGTGGAATATCTAAACGGAGAGGGACTTCACGACTATTAGTATCACCTCGTTTATATTATGATTTTGTCTATATACGAATCATAAAAGCATATTATGATATGAGaaaaaagcgtattgtgacggtgaactcacggagtcaatccgtgctttattattagggatagactaGCACAAATGtccatgcgttgcaacggaaaaaaacAACGGTTTCTATGAATGGGCCAGGTCGAGCAACTATGTCATAAGACAATAGATGGATCGTTGATCAGGACATGCATGGGTATGATTCCCAGTAAGTTGATTTGACTGAAGAGCATAACTTTATTGTTAATTCATTCTTTAGAGGACTATTGGTACATTCTAAAATTTAAAAATAGAACATGAAATAAATAGCAATATCAACAAATCTGAAGTAATAGCAGCAGCAAGCTAACCAATCGAGTGTGATAGTTGCAATAAGCATCTATTCAAAAATAATAATGCAGCAAGCATAATCTGCTCATATTTTTTAGTTAAGAaattttttttgtgt
This genomic interval from Triticum aestivum cultivar Chinese Spring unplaced genomic scaffold, IWGSC CS RefSeq v2.1 scaffold235767, whole genome shotgun sequence contains the following:
- the LOC123177295 gene encoding uncharacterized protein isoform X1 — translated: MPPRLCRTERPTRPSFVTRGSGRPSPSPWAAPHSAAAPAKLRRWRMKFCQCPLSSSNTCPGKNLGNICHASHLTLGISSPSWHPALLQGPKGAPSPDSSYWNPLFLCGLVNFVFLYRTVGVKIEVG
- the LOC123177295 gene encoding uncharacterized protein isoform X2, translated to MPPRLCRTERPTRPSFVTRGSGRPSPSPWAAPHSAAAPAKLRRWRMKFCQCPLSSSNTCPGKNLGNICHASHLTLGISSPSWHPALLQGPKVGVKIEVG